CTCGCGGTGCGCTGACCGAGGCAGTCGAGTTCGTGCGCACCAAGGCCCGTCCGTGGTTCGAGGCGGGCGTCGACCGTGCCGTCGACGATCCGCTGGTGGTCCAGCGTTTCGGTGAACTCGAGGTCGACGTCGCGACTGCCGAGGCGATGCTCGCCGCGGCCGGTCGGAAGGTCGACGAGGCGGTGGCCGGTTCGGCCGGTGCGCCGCGTCGGGAACTTGTCGCCGAGGCGTCGATCGCGGTGGCGCGGGCGAAGGCCGTGGCCGACCGGGTCGCGACGCCGGTGGCGTCGGCGCTGTTCGAGGTCAGCGGAACCCGCAGCGCCGCAGCAGGAACCAGGCTCGACCGCTACTGGCGCGATGCCCGGACCCACACCCTGCACGACCCCGTCCGGTGGAAGTACCAGCACATCGGTCGCTGGCTTCTCCGCGGAGAGGACCCGCCGCTGCACGGTGTGATCTGAATCCGCCTGTAAGGCAATCGCGTTGCGTTCGCTCCCGTCTTCGGGGCCGAACGCAACGCGATGCGCGTTCTACAGGTACCTGCCCACGTGGGGTAGCGCCTTCTTGGGGGTCTTGGCGTTGAAGCCGTCACCGATGGCGCGCAGCTTCCATTCGCCGCCCTCGCGGCTGATCACGGCCATCGCGACGGCAGTGAACGGCATGCCGCCCTTGAGGGTGTAGCGCGCCAGCTCGGCCGAGGTCGTGTTGTCGACGAGCCGGCAGAAGGCGTTGTCGATCTCCTCGAAGGTCTGCCCGCGGTACGACGTCACAATGAACATCAGCGCGTCGACGGAGGCCGAAACCGATTGCAGCGCAACGTTGATGACCTCATCGTCGCCTTCGCCCGCACCCGTGAGGTTGTCGCCGGAGTGCATGATCGACCGGTCGTCGCTCGTGAGGTGCCCGTAGTAGACCGTGTCGACGCACCGGCCTCCGGAGAACATCAGCACCGACGCGTCGAGGTCGATGGCGCTCGACCGGCCGAACCGGCGGGTCACCGGGTCCCAGCCGAGGCCCATTCGGATGTTGGTGAGCTTGACGCCGCCCTCCTTGCGGAGCGTGACCTTCTGACCCTTCGTCAGGCTGACCGGACGATCCTTGCTCAGGCTGATCTCCGGTGCGCGTGGCGGGGCCGGCGGGGGAGTCGGTGCAGGTGGGGGAGTCGGCGCAGGTGGGGGAGTGACCGGCGGCGAGTAGGTCGGCGCGGCCTGGACGGGAACCGGAGTGGGCTCCTCGTCGACGCTCACACCGTGGTCGCGGACGAGGTCGGCGAAGCCGCCGGCATAACCCTGCCCGACGGCGCGCACCTTCCAGTCCAAATTGCGGCGGTAGATCTCGAGGGCGATGACAACCGACTCGGAGGTGAGGCCGGTGACGGTGTAGTCGTAGAGTTCGCGGCCCCCTGCATCGGTGAGCCGCGCGATCGGCGGTGCGAACCGGCCGAAGGTCGAGTTCGTGTCGTCGAGCGTGATGACGGCCCGGACGGCGTCGATCTCTTCCGGGATCTGATTGGTCGAGATGTGCAGGCGCGCCGGGCCGTTGGGCGACTGTTGCAGCGAGACGCCAGGGCCGGTGGGCTGGTTGTAGAAGACGAAGTCGTTGTCACTGCGCACGACGCCGCGGTCGGTCACCAGTAGAGCCGATACGTCCGCGGCGGTCGCGAGGTCGACGGTGACGACGATCTGGGAGGTCGGCAGCGGGCCGTTCTGGCCTTTGGTCAGCGAGGGCATGGTGATCAGGGTAGTCACCGGCTCCGACGGCCTCCGAATCGTCCGGGTGACAGATGCGATCGACCAGGCGACAGAGAAGTGTAAGTCGGGCAGCTTATGCTGCTGGTCATGACAGGAAGCCGGGTGGGTACGCAGTTCGGGCCATATCGTCTCGACGCGTTGCTCGGCCGGGGCGGCATGGGTGAGGTCTATCGCGCCTACGACACCACCAAGGAACGCGTCGTCGCGGTAAAGCTGCTCAATCCGGGTCTCGCCGACGACGCCATGTACCAGGAGCGATTCCGCCGGGAGTCGCATGCCGCCGCACGTCTCGGCGAACCGCATGTCATCCCCATCCACGACTGGGGCGAGATCGACGGCGTGCTCTTCATCGACATGCGCCTGGTCAACGGTGAAGACCTCCGTGCACTGCTCACCCGTGAGACGAGACTCGAACCGGCGCGCGCGGTCTCGATCGTCGAGCAAGTGGCGGCAGCGCTCGACGCCGCGCACGCCGACGGGCTGACACACCGGGACGTCAAACCGGAGAACGTCCTCGTCGACGCGAACGACTTCGCCTATCTCGTCGACTTCGGCATCGCCTACGGCGCCGACGACACCCACCTGACGCAGACCGGTACCGCCGTCGGCTCGATCGCGTACATGGCACCCGAGCTGTTCGACGCGGCATCCCCGGGGCCCGGGACCGACATCTACGGCCTCACCTGTGTGCTGTTCGAGTGCCTCACCGGCCAGGTGCCCCACCCGGCGAAGACCGTGAGTGCCGCGATCAAGGCCGCGGTGCTGTCGCCCCCGCCCGCGCCGAGTTCGGTCAACGCCGACGTCCCCGCGGCGATGGACGCGGTGATCCGCAAAGGTCTCTCCGCCGAACCGTCCGAGCGTTTCCGGTCGGCGCGGGAACTGGCCGCGGCCGCCCGCGCGGCGCTGGCCGGTGTCTCGCTCGAGAAGACGCCGGCAGACCCGGCGACCAGCATCATCAAGGCACCCCACACCGTCATCGCACCCGTCGAATCGGCCCACGAACCGACGCAGGTCCGCCAGACGACCGGCCCCGAGAACGCCCCCGGAACCCGGCAGATGTCCGGTCCGCAGACCTTCGGGGAGTCGCAGCAGATCGCCGCTGGGTCGTACTACTCAGGGCCTCAACAGTATTCAGGGCCCCAGCAGTACCCGGCGGCGCAGTATCCGGCCGCGTACGGACCGCCGCCCGGATATCCGCCCTATCCGCAACCCGGGCAGCGGCGTTCGACCGCGATACCGATCCTGCTCGGGCTGATCGCGATCGTCCTCGTGGGCATCGCCGTCGTCGTGGGAATCCTGCTCGCGGGCTCGGGTGGCGACAGTTCGGAGCAAGCCGTCGACCCGACCACCCCGACGGTCACCGAGACGGTCGCCCCGCCGACCGTCGAGAACGCACCCCAGGGGCCCCGTGCCCCGGCGGCGCCACCGCCTGGGTCCGCGCCGTGCGACGGGACGGTCGGAGTGGGGACGTCGGTGACCAGCTGCCCGTTCGCCTTCGCGGTCCGGGACGCGTACTTCCTCGCGGGACAGGACCGGTCCCCGCGGGTGGTGACCGCGGCGAGTCCGGTCACCGGTCAGTCGTATTCGATGAGCTGCGTCCCCGAGGGTGCGATCGTCACGTGCCGCGGCGGGAACGACGCGGTGGTGCACATCTACTGATGACGACTTCACAGCGGATGAAGTTCGTGGCGATGGCCCTCGGTTGTGTCGTGGCCGTGGCCGCCGGGTGCACGACCCCCGCCGATCCGGCTCCGATCAGTCCGGTCACCGTGACCGTGACCTCTACACCGTCGGTGCCGCAGACACCGTCGACCTCCGTCGGGGCGCCGTCGGGTTCTGCGTCGTACGGCGCGCTCGCCGCGAGCTTCCGGAAGGTCGCGTCGTCGACCGGGCTGACCGTCGGCATCGCGGTCGCGCCGGTAGGTGGCGATGCGGTCCCCGCTCTGACCCTCGGGGACACCACACCTCGGGTCGCATGGTCGACGATCAAGGTGCCACTCGCGGTCGCCGCCGAACGCCAGAACGGGCCGATCCCCGCCGCCTCTGCGGCGATCATCAACTCCGACAACGGCTCCGCGGAGGCGCTGTGGTCCTCGCTGGGCGGAGGTCAGGCCGCAGCCGATGCAGTCACAGCTGTTCTGCGGGACGGTGGTGACACCACCACGGTCGTCCCGGCAACGCCACGTCGACCGGGATACACGATCTTCGGGCAGACGATCTGGGCGCTGCCCGACGCCGCGGCCTTCACCGCGAACCTCCCGTGTCTCGACGGCGCCCGGTCGGTGGTCGCCCTCATGGGGGAGGTCGCCGCGAACCAGCGATGGGGTGTCGAGGTCATGTCGGCGCCGACGGCCACCGCCGTGAAGGGCGGCTGGGGGCCGGGGATGTCGGAGGGATACCTCGTCCGGCAGATCGGTCTGTTCACCTATCGCGACGGGCAGCGCACCGCCGTGGCGATGAGCGCGGTCGGCGGATCGATGACGGCCGGAATCGCGGCCTTGAATGCCATGGCCGGCTGGCTCGACGCCAACATGACCCGGCTGCCGCGCGGCCGCTGCGACACCTGACGACGGTTCCCGGTCGCTACAAGGTCCCGATTGGGTATACGAGCTGGTCAACCGTCCAATGGTCGCAGTATTCTTCTGTTTCTAAAGTGACTCAGGAGAATATTGTGAATGTTGTGACTCGGTGCGCGCTCGTCATCGGTGCGTTGATGATGTCCGTTGTCGTCGGAGCGGGGAGCGCGAACGCGGTCCCGCTGCCAGCGCTGCCGCCGCTGCCGGAACCGTTCGCATCCTGGTTCACCCCACCGGAGCCCGTGGAGAAGAAGCTGGCCAAGAGCTACGCCGCACTCCAGAAGTCGATGAAGAAGTCGCTCCCCGGACAGCTCGGCGTCGCGATCGCGCCGATCGGGGGCGACCAGGTCATCTCGTTCGGATCGCTCAAGGCGGGGCGGGCGTGGTCGACGATGAAGGTGCCGGTCTCGCTGGCGGCCCAACGCAAGCGCGGTCCGGCCGTCGCGATGATGGAGGACAAGGCGATCACCTTCTCCGACAACGACGCCGCAGGTGAGCTATGGGGTGTACTCGGTGGCGGTCACGCGTCCGTCGACGCCGTGACCGCTGTGCTTCGCGAAGGGCACGACACCCGGACGCACGTCTCGTCGGAGGTGGACACCCCTGCGTCGTTCCCGGGATACACCTCGTGGGCCCTGCGTGATCAGGCGCTGTTCGGCGCGCACCTGCCGTGTCTGCCCGGCAGCGAGAACATCATCCGCCTGATGAGCGACGTCGCCCCGAATCAGCAGTGGGGTATCGCCAAGGTCGGACGGAACCAGGGCGCGGTGACCGCGGTCAAGGGCGGCTGGGGACCGGCCACGTCGAAGTCCGGCGCCCACCTGGTGCGCCAACTCGGCGTCATCAGCACGGTCGATGGTCAGGTCGCGGTGTCGATGGCGGCGATCCCGCGCAGCGGATCGTTCACCGACGGCACCAAGATGCTCACTCGATTGGGCAACTGGCTCGGCAAGAACCTGACCGAGCTGCCCAAGGGACGGTGCTGAGCGGTCGGAGCGTTCAGCTCGACGCGTGCGCGGGTGCGGCTGCCGGTGTGCCCGCCGGCCGGCACAGGGCTGCGGCGATCGCGGTTGTCAGCGGCACCGAGAGGGCGATGGCGATGCCGCCGACGAAGGATCGGGCCAGCTCGACGGCCACCACGTCGGTGGTGAGCAGACCGCCGAGCGGCTGCTGGGCCACCGAGAAGAGCAGCATCAGTGGCAGGGCGCTGCCGGCGTAGGCGAAGACCAGCGTGTAGACGGTGCTCGCGATGTGGTCGCGGCCGACGCGCATCGCGGCCTTGAACGTCGCGAGTCGGGTGGGTTCACCGGCGGCGGCCAACTCGAAGGCCGCCGACGCCTGCGTGATGGTGACGTCGTTGAGGACACCGAGGGTTCCGATGATGAACCCGGCCAGCAGGAGGCCGCTGACCGAGATGTTGCCTGAATAGACCTGCAGGTTGGTGGTCTGGTCGCCGGACAGTCCGGTCAGGTTCATCGTCTCGATGGCGAGCCAGCTCAGCAGGCCTGCCATCAGCAGCGAGGTCAGCGTGCCCAGCAGGGCCGAACTCGTGCGGAGGCTGACGCCGTGAGCGAGGTAGAGCACGACGAACAGGATCACCGCCGACGACACCACGGCGACCGCGACCGGGGAGGAACCGTCGAGGATGGCGGGCAGGGTGAACCCGCCGAGGACGATGAAGGCGAAGGCGAGACCGATGATCGACCGGAACCCACGCCACGCGGCGACCAGGACGATCGCCGCGATGAACAGGATCGCCCAGATGATCGTGGCGGTGCCGCGCTGGAAGTCGAAGAACGTGTACCGGTTGCCCTCCGGGCCGGGGACCGTGGACAGTCGGATCGCGTCGCCGACGTGCAGCGTGGGCTGACCGGCCTGGGGTTCGTCGAGAGAACCCGGTACGGGCGCGCCCTCGGGACCCGGTTCGGCGCCGGACTGCGCGCGCTTCGTCGGGATCTCCAGCACGGTGTACCGGCCCTCGACCTCGCCGGAGTCGAAGCGCACCGCATTGAGGATGCAGGGACCGCCGGCGACCGGGTTGACGGGGATGTCGGCGGTCTCGAGGACCGAGCCCGCCGCCGGGTTCAGGCAGTTGGCGCGGAACTGGTCGACGACCTCGCCATTGACCGTCTGGATCGACCCGCCGTCGGCCGACCGGAACTGGGTGGGCACCGGATGTTCGGAATCCGACGGCCACAGGACGATCATGCCGATGGTCACGGCCACCGCGGTGACCGCCAGTGTCCCGGTGACCAGCCACCGGGCGAACGGGGACAGCATGTGGGAGATGTCGGTCAGCGAGTGCGGGTGACCGTGATGTTTGCGCTCCACGCCGGTGAGCCTATGCGCAAGCGCCCGGATCGCGGTATGCGACCCGGGCGCCCGGCGGCGGTGCGGGGAAACCCGTCACAGATCGTGACCTACAGCGGCAGGAGGATGTTCTTCACCTGCGGATCGGTGGCCAGGAATTCCTGCACGGCGGGATCTTTGAACGCGGCGACGAGGTTCTTGATGTTGTCGGTGTTCTCCCACTCGGTGCCGATGGTCAGCTGTCCGGCGAACTCGTCGGGGGCCGGGGGAGCGTAGATCTGCTTCTCGATCGGGATGTTCGCGGCCAGGTAGTACTCGGTGTAACCGACGGTGGCGTCGAGGTCGGCCAGCGACCGGGACTGTGCGGCGAAGTCGAGCAGCACGAACTGCAGGTTGCGCGGGTTGGTGGCGATGTCCTTCTGGGTCGCCTTCCACTTGTCGATGCCGGGCTTGAGGGTGATCAGGCCGGCGCGCTCCAGCAGCCAGAGCCCCTGGGCCTCGTTCGCGGGATCGGAGTAGAGCGAGACCTTTGCGTTCTGCGGGAGGTCCTGGGGGGTCTTGTACTTGTCCGACCAGATACCGAAGCCCCAACGAAAGACCGGGGTGGCGGCGACTTCCTTGAAGTCGGGATTGGCCTCGAGGACCTGCGACAACCACAGCTTGTGCTGGTAGATGGTGCCGGCAACCTCTCCGTCGCTGACCGCGCGGTTCAGGGTCGTCGAGTCGGCGAGGCCCC
The sequence above is drawn from the Gordonia rubripertincta genome and encodes:
- a CDS encoding serine/threonine-protein kinase, which gives rise to MLLVMTGSRVGTQFGPYRLDALLGRGGMGEVYRAYDTTKERVVAVKLLNPGLADDAMYQERFRRESHAAARLGEPHVIPIHDWGEIDGVLFIDMRLVNGEDLRALLTRETRLEPARAVSIVEQVAAALDAAHADGLTHRDVKPENVLVDANDFAYLVDFGIAYGADDTHLTQTGTAVGSIAYMAPELFDAASPGPGTDIYGLTCVLFECLTGQVPHPAKTVSAAIKAAVLSPPPAPSSVNADVPAAMDAVIRKGLSAEPSERFRSARELAAAARAALAGVSLEKTPADPATSIIKAPHTVIAPVESAHEPTQVRQTTGPENAPGTRQMSGPQTFGESQQIAAGSYYSGPQQYSGPQQYPAAQYPAAYGPPPGYPPYPQPGQRRSTAIPILLGLIAIVLVGIAVVVGILLAGSGGDSSEQAVDPTTPTVTETVAPPTVENAPQGPRAPAAPPPGSAPCDGTVGVGTSVTSCPFAFAVRDAYFLAGQDRSPRVVTAASPVTGQSYSMSCVPEGAIVTCRGGNDAVVHIY
- a CDS encoding MetQ/NlpA family ABC transporter substrate-binding protein, producing the protein MSQDTGSATGVSGTSSETPPPAGNSDIEISQRRRWPLIAGALVVVAVLAGVLGWRFLGSDEASPNETPGATLTVVTAEGNAAEQALVEFIAEKVAPKYDIKVAFRGLADSTTLNRAVSDGEVAGTIYQHKLWLSQVLEANPDFKEVAATPVFRWGFGIWSDKYKTPQDLPQNAKVSLYSDPANEAQGLWLLERAGLITLKPGIDKWKATQKDIATNPRNLQFVLLDFAAQSRSLADLDATVGYTEYYLAANIPIEKQIYAPPAPDEFAGQLTIGTEWENTDNIKNLVAAFKDPAVQEFLATDPQVKNILLPL
- a CDS encoding TerD family protein, with product MPSLTKGQNGPLPTSQIVVTVDLATAADVSALLVTDRGVVRSDNDFVFYNQPTGPGVSLQQSPNGPARLHISTNQIPEEIDAVRAVITLDDTNSTFGRFAPPIARLTDAGGRELYDYTVTGLTSESVVIALEIYRRNLDWKVRAVGQGYAGGFADLVRDHGVSVDEEPTPVPVQAAPTYSPPVTPPPAPTPPPAPTPPPAPPRAPEISLSKDRPVSLTKGQKVTLRKEGGVKLTNIRMGLGWDPVTRRFGRSSAIDLDASVLMFSGGRCVDTVYYGHLTSDDRSIMHSGDNLTGAGEGDDEVINVALQSVSASVDALMFIVTSYRGQTFEEIDNAFCRLVDNTTSAELARYTLKGGMPFTAVAMAVISREGGEWKLRAIGDGFNAKTPKKALPHVGRYL
- a CDS encoding YibE/F family protein, whose amino-acid sequence is MERKHHGHPHSLTDISHMLSPFARWLVTGTLAVTAVAVTIGMIVLWPSDSEHPVPTQFRSADGGSIQTVNGEVVDQFRANCLNPAAGSVLETADIPVNPVAGGPCILNAVRFDSGEVEGRYTVLEIPTKRAQSGAEPGPEGAPVPGSLDEPQAGQPTLHVGDAIRLSTVPGPEGNRYTFFDFQRGTATIIWAILFIAAIVLVAAWRGFRSIIGLAFAFIVLGGFTLPAILDGSSPVAVAVVSSAVILFVVLYLAHGVSLRTSSALLGTLTSLLMAGLLSWLAIETMNLTGLSGDQTTNLQVYSGNISVSGLLLAGFIIGTLGVLNDVTITQASAAFELAAAGEPTRLATFKAAMRVGRDHIASTVYTLVFAYAGSALPLMLLFSVAQQPLGGLLTTDVVAVELARSFVGGIAIALSVPLTTAIAAALCRPAGTPAAAPAHASS